A genomic stretch from Petrimonas mucosa includes:
- a CDS encoding MFS transporter: MQKKAIKTRLSAMMFFQFFIQGSWYVTMGTYLGRTLDFTGVQIGLAYSTAAIAAIISPVIVGMIADRFFSANRVLAFLNVTGAFLLFWLTRIGSFSLFFPVLLLYSICFMPTMSLTNSISFANLESPAKEFSKIRLFGSLGWIGAGLLISALKLESFSTPFLIGAGVSLLSGFYALSLPYNAPVKSAGKAGVGQLLGFDAFRLTRERSFLILLLFSMLICIPLAFYDSFTNLFITDVGILNAAAAMSLGQVAEVIFLFTFPFFFLKLRYKGSIVAAIVAWVMMYGLFTLSAATGNNGFIYAVLPLHGFCFTFFFVAGQLFVDEKAPSSLRNSAQGLLAFATYGVGKYMGTLVAGNVVQFHTAEGGYNWMYVWSVPFVMTVLFLLGFIFLFKEDITKRESPEGTMN; encoded by the coding sequence ATGCAGAAAAAAGCAATTAAGACTAGGCTGTCGGCCATGATGTTCTTTCAGTTCTTTATCCAGGGTTCATGGTATGTAACCATGGGAACTTACCTGGGAAGGACACTCGACTTTACCGGTGTACAAATAGGGCTGGCCTATAGCACTGCAGCCATAGCAGCCATCATATCGCCTGTGATAGTGGGGATGATTGCCGACCGTTTCTTTTCGGCGAACAGGGTGTTGGCATTTCTTAACGTCACGGGAGCCTTTCTCCTTTTCTGGTTGACCAGAATCGGGTCATTCTCCCTCTTTTTCCCCGTGCTGTTGCTTTACAGCATCTGTTTCATGCCCACGATGTCGTTGACCAATTCCATATCGTTTGCCAACCTGGAGAGCCCGGCGAAGGAGTTCTCAAAGATCAGGCTGTTCGGGTCGCTTGGCTGGATTGGGGCGGGACTTCTTATCAGTGCACTGAAGCTGGAATCTTTCTCCACCCCTTTCCTGATCGGGGCAGGAGTCTCTTTACTTTCCGGGTTCTATGCGTTAAGCCTGCCATACAATGCTCCGGTGAAGAGTGCCGGGAAAGCAGGAGTTGGGCAATTGCTCGGCTTCGATGCCTTCAGGTTGACCCGGGAGAGGTCGTTCCTTATCCTGCTGCTCTTTTCGATGCTGATCTGCATACCGCTGGCGTTTTACGACTCTTTCACCAATCTTTTCATCACCGACGTGGGGATCTTGAATGCGGCTGCGGCAATGAGCCTCGGGCAGGTGGCGGAGGTGATTTTCCTCTTCACGTTTCCGTTCTTTTTCCTCAAGTTACGTTACAAGGGGAGTATTGTGGCTGCCATCGTGGCCTGGGTGATGATGTACGGGCTGTTCACCCTGAGTGCAGCCACCGGCAACAACGGATTCATTTATGCCGTGCTGCCGTTGCATGGATTCTGCTTCACTTTCTTCTTTGTTGCCGGACAGCTGTTTGTGGACGAGAAGGCTCCATCTTCGTTGCGTAATTCGGCGCAAGGGTTGCTCGCTTTCGCCACTTACGGGGTTGGAAAATATATGGGCACACTGGTTGCCGGTAACGTGGTGCAATTCCATACAGCGGAGGGTGGATACAACTGGATGTATGTATGGAGCGTTCCATTCGTAATGACGGTTCTCTTCCTGCTCGGATTCATCTTCCTGTTCAAGGAGGATATAACCAAAAGGGAGAGCCCGGAGGGTACTATGAACTAA
- the gap gene encoding type I glyceraldehyde-3-phosphate dehydrogenase yields MIKVGINGFGRIGRLVFRAAQTRDDIQVVGINDLLDVNYIAYMLKYDTIHGQFTGSIEVKDGQLVVNGKTIRVTAEKNPADLKWGEIGAEYVVESTGLFLTKEKAQGHIDAGAKYVVMSAPSKDDTRMYVCGVNEKTYTKGEQFVSNASCTTNCLAPITKVLHDKFGVLEGLMTTVHSTTATQKTVDGPSAKDWRGGRAASGNIIPSSTGAAKAVGKVIPELNGKLTGMSMRVPTLNVSVVDLTVRLAKETTYEEICAAMKEASEGELKGILGYTSDDVVSSDFIGDARTSIFDEKAGIQLSPTFVKVISWYDNEWGYSNKVLDLIAHMAKVNG; encoded by the coding sequence ATGATTAAAGTAGGTATCAACGGATTCGGACGTATCGGACGTTTGGTTTTCCGGGCAGCTCAAACAAGAGATGACATTCAGGTAGTAGGAATCAATGATTTGCTCGATGTTAACTACATCGCCTATATGTTAAAATACGACACTATCCATGGCCAGTTTACCGGTTCAATCGAAGTAAAAGATGGCCAATTGGTAGTAAACGGAAAGACCATTCGCGTAACAGCTGAAAAGAACCCGGCTGATTTGAAGTGGGGAGAAATTGGTGCTGAATATGTAGTTGAATCTACCGGTTTATTCCTTACCAAAGAAAAAGCGCAAGGCCATATCGATGCCGGTGCTAAATATGTTGTCATGTCTGCTCCATCTAAAGATGACACCCGTATGTATGTTTGTGGTGTAAACGAAAAAACCTACACCAAGGGTGAACAGTTTGTTTCCAACGCTTCTTGCACCACCAACTGTCTTGCTCCCATCACCAAGGTGCTGCACGACAAATTTGGCGTTCTCGAAGGCTTGATGACTACCGTACACTCTACCACTGCCACCCAGAAGACTGTTGACGGTCCTTCTGCAAAGGACTGGAGAGGTGGTCGCGCCGCATCGGGCAACATTATTCCCTCTTCTACCGGAGCAGCAAAGGCTGTAGGTAAAGTTATTCCCGAACTGAACGGCAAACTGACCGGTATGTCGATGCGTGTTCCTACCTTGAACGTTTCGGTCGTTGACTTGACCGTTCGTCTGGCTAAGGAAACCACTTACGAAGAGATCTGCGCTGCCATGAAGGAGGCTTCCGAAGGCGAACTGAAAGGTATCCTCGGATACACCAGCGACGACGTTGTCTCTTCAGACTTCATCGGTGATGCACGCACCTCGATCTTTGACGAAAAGGCAGGTATCCAGCTCAGCCCGACTTTCGTAAAAGTTATCAGCTGGTATGACAACGAATGGGGTTACTCAAACAAGGTTCTGGACCTGATTGCTCACATGGCAAAAGTAAACGGATAA
- the ettA gene encoding energy-dependent translational throttle protein EttA — MSDDKKIIFSMVGVSKTFPPHKQVLKDIYLSFFYGAKIGIIGLNGSGKSTLLKIIAGIEKEYQGEVVSDKSFSVGYLEQDPKLDDNKTVIEVVREGVQPIMDLLAEYEEINQKFGLPEYYEDEEKMNRLFERQAELQDKLDATDAWNIDNRLERAMDALRCPPEEQPVRELSGGERRRVALCRLLLQEPDVLLLDEPTNHLDAESIDWLEQHLQQYKGTVICITHDRYFLDHVAGWILELDRGEGIPWKGNYTSWLEQKTKRMEMEEKQASKRRKTLERELEWINMAPKARHAKGKARLNSYEQLLNQDQKEREEKLEIFIPNGPRLGNKVIEAKNVRKAYGEKLLFDNLNFTLPPNGIVGVIGPNGAGKTTLFRLIQGMETPDAGSFEVGETVVTAYVDQSHEAIDPNKTVYQVVSGGSEFVRVGGKDVNARAYLSRFNFSGADQEKLCGVLSGGERNRLHLALTLKAGANVLLLDEPTNDIDVNTLRALEEGLENFAGCAVVISHDRWFLDRICTHILAFEGNSEVFYFEGSYSEYEENKKMRLGNVEPKRVRYRKL; from the coding sequence ATGTCTGACGATAAGAAAATTATTTTTTCAATGGTGGGGGTAAGCAAAACGTTTCCACCACACAAACAGGTGTTAAAGGATATCTACCTCTCATTTTTCTATGGTGCAAAAATCGGTATTATCGGGTTGAACGGTTCCGGTAAGTCGACCCTGCTGAAAATTATTGCAGGAATTGAAAAAGAGTACCAGGGCGAGGTGGTTTCCGACAAGAGCTTCTCGGTGGGATACCTCGAGCAGGATCCTAAACTGGACGACAACAAGACGGTGATCGAGGTTGTTCGTGAGGGCGTACAGCCGATCATGGATCTGCTGGCCGAATATGAGGAGATCAACCAGAAGTTCGGATTGCCTGAGTATTATGAAGATGAGGAGAAGATGAACAGACTGTTCGAGCGTCAGGCTGAACTGCAGGATAAACTGGATGCTACCGACGCCTGGAACATCGACAACCGTCTGGAGCGCGCTATGGATGCCCTCCGTTGCCCTCCGGAAGAGCAACCCGTAAGGGAACTCTCGGGTGGAGAACGCCGCCGTGTGGCACTCTGCCGCCTTTTGCTGCAGGAGCCGGACGTGTTGTTGCTCGACGAGCCGACCAACCACCTCGATGCCGAGTCGATCGACTGGCTGGAGCAGCACCTGCAGCAGTACAAGGGAACGGTAATCTGTATTACGCACGACCGTTACTTCCTCGACCATGTGGCCGGCTGGATTCTAGAACTGGACAGGGGCGAAGGTATCCCCTGGAAAGGGAACTACACCTCCTGGCTGGAACAGAAGACCAAGCGGATGGAGATGGAGGAGAAGCAGGCAAGCAAGCGTCGCAAAACACTTGAGCGAGAGCTGGAGTGGATCAATATGGCCCCCAAGGCACGACATGCCAAAGGGAAGGCACGTCTGAACTCGTATGAGCAGCTGCTGAACCAGGATCAGAAAGAGCGCGAGGAAAAGCTGGAGATATTTATCCCGAACGGTCCCCGTCTGGGGAACAAGGTGATCGAGGCGAAGAATGTGAGGAAGGCATACGGCGAGAAGCTGCTGTTTGACAACCTCAATTTCACGCTTCCACCCAACGGGATTGTCGGTGTAATCGGCCCTAACGGTGCCGGGAAAACGACACTTTTCAGGCTGATTCAGGGGATGGAGACTCCCGATGCAGGCTCCTTCGAGGTGGGCGAGACAGTGGTTACGGCCTATGTCGACCAGTCGCATGAGGCGATCGATCCGAACAAGACCGTCTACCAGGTGGTCTCCGGCGGTTCGGAGTTTGTCCGCGTTGGTGGAAAGGATGTAAATGCCCGGGCCTACCTGTCGCGCTTCAATTTCTCGGGAGCCGACCAGGAAAAGTTGTGCGGAGTCCTTTCCGGAGGTGAACGGAACCGCCTGCACCTTGCGTTGACACTCAAGGCCGGCGCCAATGTCCTGTTGCTCGACGAGCCGACCAACGATATCGACGTGAATACCCTCCGCGCATTGGAAGAGGGGTTGGAGAACTTTGCCGGATGTGCGGTGGTGATCTCGCACGACCGGTGGTTTCTGGACAGGATCTGTACCCATATCCTGGCGTTTGAGGGGAACTCCGAAGTATTCTATTTCGAAGGATCTTACAGTGAGTACGAAGAGAACAAGAAGATGCGCCTCGGTAACGTTGAGCCGAAAAGGGTACGATATAGAAAGCTCTAA
- a CDS encoding DUF5686 family protein: MKRLQILFFLVLMSLQLPAQYREISGVVVDAHYSTPVPYAAVFVEHTQVGVVAGNLGEFTLHIPDSLSNKRLVSVGEGYRLTYISPENLVELPLRIALTPQENEKGLLSPSDGAARERGKAALLLDKAARFVMSDWIPLGNPQSNKFDFGRVQTLPTYNPIEGVRLRAGVASNARLNPHLFVRGYMAYGFKDQQLKYRGEAIWSLNRRVYHEDEFLKNNLRLVYEKDLFSPGEMHPRALNDLLLITYRRSLNEATYRNFAEISHEREHKNGLAHTLWLRRSRLVPQGELLFRRSNESRVDLFDELITSEAGLMFRYSFEEAYIQQKRKRIPVDTSSPVLFLSHSIGYTNLPEGEEAYHRTEFSAQKRFYLGSTGRLDAVGEFSKVWNAVPFPLLVYPNQRFRHHIENNAFFLNRALEFVADEQYTVRTTFVGDELLLSRIPLMAAFRAKELISLRATYGRLSDKNDPLLSSYPLFDIPERSFRYGSVPYVEGTVGLTNLLGLLRIEYVHRFTYRDHPDALLGRVRVDVTL; encoded by the coding sequence ATGAAAAGATTGCAGATCCTCTTTTTTCTGGTGCTCATGAGCCTGCAGCTTCCGGCTCAATACAGGGAGATAAGCGGAGTGGTCGTAGATGCGCACTACAGTACGCCCGTTCCCTATGCCGCAGTTTTTGTGGAGCATACACAGGTTGGGGTAGTGGCCGGCAACTTGGGGGAGTTTACGTTACATATACCCGACTCGTTGAGTAATAAGCGTCTGGTGAGTGTAGGGGAGGGGTATCGCCTGACTTATATTTCACCGGAGAACCTGGTAGAGCTTCCGCTTCGCATCGCCCTGACACCGCAGGAGAATGAAAAGGGTCTGCTTTCCCCTTCCGACGGAGCAGCCAGGGAGCGCGGTAAGGCCGCACTGCTGCTTGACAAGGCGGCCCGCTTCGTAATGAGTGACTGGATTCCCCTGGGAAATCCGCAGAGCAACAAGTTCGACTTCGGGAGAGTGCAAACCCTCCCTACCTATAACCCCATCGAAGGTGTCCGTCTGCGGGCGGGAGTCGCTTCCAATGCACGGTTGAATCCCCATCTCTTCGTAAGGGGATATATGGCATACGGTTTTAAAGACCAGCAGTTGAAGTACCGGGGGGAGGCCATCTGGTCGCTCAACAGGAGAGTGTATCACGAGGATGAGTTCCTGAAGAATAATCTCCGGCTGGTCTACGAGAAGGATCTTTTCTCTCCCGGCGAGATGCATCCACGAGCGTTGAACGATCTTCTGCTGATCACCTATCGCAGGTCGCTCAACGAGGCGACCTACCGCAACTTTGCGGAGATCAGCCATGAAAGGGAACATAAGAACGGACTGGCACATACCCTCTGGTTAAGAAGGTCGAGGCTGGTTCCGCAAGGAGAACTGCTATTCCGGCGAAGCAACGAGAGTCGGGTTGACTTGTTTGATGAGCTGATCACTTCCGAGGCCGGCCTGATGTTCCGCTACTCTTTCGAGGAGGCCTATATCCAGCAAAAGCGTAAACGGATTCCTGTGGATACATCAAGCCCCGTCCTTTTTCTCTCGCACTCTATCGGTTACACCAATCTCCCCGAAGGCGAGGAGGCGTACCACCGGACGGAGTTTTCAGCCCAGAAGCGTTTCTATCTGGGAAGTACGGGACGATTGGATGCTGTGGGAGAATTTTCGAAGGTGTGGAATGCAGTACCTTTTCCGTTACTGGTCTACCCCAATCAACGGTTTCGCCACCATATCGAGAACAACGCCTTCTTCCTGAACCGTGCCCTGGAGTTTGTGGCCGATGAGCAGTATACGGTTCGGACAACCTTTGTGGGTGACGAACTGCTATTGTCAAGAATTCCGTTGATGGCGGCATTCAGGGCAAAGGAGCTGATCTCCTTGCGAGCTACTTATGGAAGGTTGAGCGACAAAAATGATCCGTTGCTCTCATCTTACCCGCTATTCGACATTCCTGAGAGATCTTTCCGGTACGGTTCCGTGCCTTATGTGGAGGGAACCGTCGGATTGACGAATCTCCTTGGTTTGCTGCGTATTGAGTATGTTCACCGCTTCACCTACCGCGATCATCCGGATGCCCTGCTGGGCCGGGTGCGGGTCGATGTGACGTTGTAG
- the tsaD gene encoding tRNA (adenosine(37)-N6)-threonylcarbamoyltransferase complex transferase subunit TsaD, translating to MVTILGIESSCDDTSAAVIRDGVILSNVISSQAVHERYGGVVPELASRAHQQNIIPVVHDALKQAGIRKEEISAVAFTRGPGLLGSLLVGTSFAKGFSSALNIPMIEVNHLQAHVLAHFIKEDEDDTDQPGFPFLCLLVSGGNSQIILVKSHHEMEIIGQTIDDAAGEAFDKCAKVMGLGYPGGPVVDRLAKEGNPGRFTFSKPHIAGYDYSFSGLKTSFLYFLRDELKSDPDFIGKNKEDLCASLQKTIIDILMDKLYRAAKDLKIKEVAVAGGVSANSGLRNAFEAYSNRYGWKIHIPKFAYTTDNAAMVAISGYYRYLDGQFCGKDVAPYARVSI from the coding sequence ATGGTTACGATTTTAGGCATAGAATCTTCATGCGACGATACATCGGCAGCGGTCATCCGCGACGGTGTAATCCTGTCGAACGTGATTTCGTCGCAAGCTGTACACGAAAGATATGGTGGCGTGGTGCCGGAACTGGCATCTCGCGCTCATCAACAAAATATAATTCCGGTGGTTCACGACGCCTTGAAACAGGCTGGTATCCGGAAAGAGGAGATTTCGGCAGTTGCCTTTACAAGAGGTCCCGGATTGTTGGGTTCGCTGCTGGTGGGAACCTCCTTTGCGAAAGGGTTCTCCTCGGCGCTCAACATCCCGATGATCGAGGTCAACCACCTTCAGGCCCATGTGCTGGCACACTTTATCAAGGAGGATGAAGATGATACAGACCAGCCCGGTTTTCCGTTCTTGTGCCTGTTGGTTTCGGGTGGCAACTCGCAGATCATCCTGGTAAAGTCGCACCATGAGATGGAGATTATCGGACAGACCATCGACGATGCAGCCGGTGAGGCGTTCGACAAATGTGCCAAGGTAATGGGGTTGGGTTATCCTGGCGGGCCGGTAGTAGACAGGTTGGCCAAAGAGGGGAACCCAGGACGGTTTACATTCAGCAAGCCCCATATTGCCGGCTACGATTACAGCTTCAGCGGATTGAAGACCTCATTCCTCTACTTCCTGCGAGATGAGCTGAAAAGTGATCCCGATTTTATCGGGAAAAACAAGGAGGATCTTTGCGCATCCCTACAGAAGACGATTATCGACATCCTGATGGATAAGTTGTATCGTGCGGCAAAAGATCTGAAAATTAAGGAGGTGGCGGTTGCCGGTGGCGTGTCGGCCAACTCTGGCCTGCGCAACGCCTTTGAGGCGTACAGCAATCGGTACGGTTGGAAAATCCATATACCCAAGTTTGCCTACACTACCGATAATGCTGCCATGGTGGCCATATCGGGATATTACAGATACCTCGACGGTCAGTTCTGTGGAAAAGATGTTGCACCCTATGCGAGGGTATCGATATAA
- a CDS encoding glutamine--tRNA ligase/YqeY domain fusion protein: protein MSEKETPAVEENKKSLNFIEQIVEKDLKEGKNGGRVQTRFPPEPNGYLHIGHAKAVCIDFGIAERYGGICNLRFDDTNPVKEDVEYVDSIMEDIQWLGFQWKNVFYASDYFQQLWDFAVRLIKEGKAYVDEQSAEEIARQKGTPTVPGTPSPYRDRPIEESLDLFYKMNSGEIPEGKMVLRAKIDMASPNMHFRDPIMYRVIHIPHHRTGTTWKAYPMYDFAHGQSDYFEGVTHSICTLEFEVHRPLYDWFIDQLATDDYRPRQYEFNRLNMTYTMMSKRKLLQLVQEKLVSGWDDPRMPTLCGLRRRGYTPESIRNFVDSIGYTKYDGIIDVSLLEHAVRDDLNKKAVRVSGVIDPVKLILTNYPEGKTEEVEMVNNPEDESMGSRMVKFTRELWIEREDFMEVAPKKYYRLTPGNEVRLKGAYIVKCTGCKKDENGNVTEVYAEYDPQTRSGMPEANRKVKGTIHWVSVQHAIDAEVRLYDRLFLVEDPAAEKEKDFRELLNPDSLIVKRNCKVEEYLASAKPLDSFQFQRIGYFNVDPDTTDGRLVFNRTVALKDSWKKQSN, encoded by the coding sequence ATGTCAGAAAAAGAGACTCCTGCTGTGGAAGAGAACAAGAAGAGCCTGAATTTTATCGAACAGATCGTTGAAAAGGATTTAAAAGAGGGGAAAAATGGTGGTCGCGTACAAACCCGTTTTCCGCCCGAACCAAATGGTTATCTTCATATCGGTCATGCAAAGGCGGTCTGTATCGATTTCGGTATTGCCGAAAGGTATGGTGGAATCTGCAACCTTCGCTTCGATGATACCAACCCGGTCAAGGAGGATGTGGAGTATGTCGATTCCATCATGGAGGATATCCAGTGGCTCGGATTCCAGTGGAAAAATGTCTTCTATGCTTCCGACTATTTCCAGCAGTTGTGGGATTTTGCCGTTCGTCTGATCAAGGAGGGGAAGGCCTATGTCGATGAGCAGTCGGCCGAAGAGATTGCCCGGCAAAAGGGAACGCCTACCGTACCCGGAACGCCCAGTCCCTATCGCGACCGTCCCATTGAGGAGTCGCTCGATCTCTTTTACAAGATGAACAGTGGCGAGATACCCGAAGGAAAGATGGTGTTGCGGGCCAAGATCGATATGGCGTCGCCCAACATGCATTTCCGCGATCCCATCATGTACCGGGTAATCCATATCCCGCACCACCGTACCGGTACCACCTGGAAGGCCTATCCGATGTACGATTTTGCACATGGGCAGTCCGACTATTTTGAGGGCGTCACTCACTCTATCTGTACGCTGGAGTTTGAAGTGCATCGCCCGCTTTACGATTGGTTCATCGACCAGCTGGCAACCGATGATTATCGTCCCCGCCAGTATGAGTTCAACCGGCTCAACATGACCTACACCATGATGAGCAAGCGGAAACTGCTGCAGCTTGTTCAGGAGAAACTGGTGTCGGGCTGGGACGATCCACGCATGCCGACACTCTGTGGCCTGCGACGTCGTGGATATACACCGGAGTCGATCCGCAACTTTGTCGACAGCATCGGCTATACCAAATATGACGGTATCATCGACGTCTCGCTGCTGGAGCATGCCGTACGCGATGACCTCAACAAGAAGGCGGTCCGCGTTTCGGGTGTGATCGATCCGGTCAAGCTGATCCTGACCAACTACCCCGAAGGTAAGACCGAGGAGGTGGAGATGGTGAACAACCCCGAGGATGAATCGATGGGCAGCCGGATGGTCAAATTCACCCGTGAACTCTGGATCGAACGTGAAGACTTCATGGAGGTGGCTCCCAAGAAATATTACCGGCTCACCCCGGGAAACGAGGTGAGGCTGAAAGGGGCCTACATTGTGAAGTGTACCGGTTGCAAGAAAGATGAGAACGGAAATGTCACGGAGGTATATGCCGAGTACGATCCTCAAACCAGGAGCGGAATGCCCGAGGCCAACCGGAAGGTAAAGGGAACCATCCACTGGGTTTCCGTGCAGCATGCTATCGATGCCGAAGTACGGCTTTACGACCGTCTATTCCTGGTGGAAGATCCGGCAGCGGAGAAAGAAAAGGATTTCCGTGAACTGTTGAATCCCGATTCGCTTATCGTGAAGAGGAATTGCAAGGTCGAGGAGTACCTAGCCAGTGCCAAACCGTTGGATAGCTTCCAGTTTCAACGGATCGGATATTTTAATGTGGATCCCGACACTACGGATGGCCGGCTCGTTTTCAACCGGACGGTAGCCTTGAAGGATTCGTGGAAGAAACAGAGCAACTGA
- a CDS encoding tetratricopeptide repeat protein produces the protein MEEELDDISSLVEKYEQMLAFGRKIYFDADEFAALADHYNSLGENEQAQEVIDEGLRMHPASPDLMVLKAKTMVYAEKYEEAFSYLNNIPGDGDVELALLRIETLLHLEKKEEANILINETISRELSIDDLYVFITEVGYILNDVESYDRAISYLEESLKIDDSNPDVLIDLAYANEMKGDFGRAIEYNNRLLDLDPYSFEGWVNIGKLYSMNKQYDKAIDAFDFALTINENDVSALKMKALSLYLNDNAPEAIHVFEECIRISPDDESLYDSLLEGYEALEQYDQMSRVIDIREKRFGPKGIATRRAFVELLKGNVAAARELYAKIPDGEKESLDYYMLEGELMFTEGNLRAAEAAYIKAALVSENNEDIIDRLANVSVAQEKYEQAAGYLEQLLKLDPDFPTAKSRLAFIRFEIGNKEPFDEIMEQFSDDELRALLNIISGNEDADFSNYDRRKLLIRLNEARENRVLFKNIKY, from the coding sequence ATGGAGGAAGAACTGGACGACATATCATCCTTGGTGGAAAAATATGAGCAGATGCTTGCGTTCGGCAGAAAGATCTATTTCGATGCCGACGAGTTTGCCGCGCTTGCTGATCATTACAACAGCCTGGGTGAAAACGAACAGGCTCAGGAGGTCATCGATGAGGGCCTCAGGATGCACCCGGCCAGCCCGGATCTGATGGTTTTGAAAGCCAAGACAATGGTCTATGCCGAGAAGTATGAGGAGGCGTTCTCCTACTTGAACAACATCCCCGGGGACGGCGATGTGGAACTTGCCCTGCTGCGGATCGAGACCCTGTTGCACCTGGAGAAGAAGGAGGAGGCCAATATACTGATCAACGAGACGATCAGCCGGGAGTTGTCGATCGATGATCTCTACGTTTTCATTACCGAAGTCGGCTATATCCTGAACGATGTGGAGAGTTATGACCGGGCCATCTCATACCTCGAGGAGAGTCTCAAAATTGATGATTCCAACCCCGATGTGCTGATCGACCTGGCCTATGCCAACGAGATGAAAGGAGATTTCGGCCGGGCCATCGAGTATAACAACCGGTTGCTCGATCTTGACCCCTATTCCTTCGAGGGTTGGGTCAATATCGGCAAGCTATACTCGATGAACAAGCAGTACGACAAGGCCATCGATGCCTTTGACTTTGCCCTGACTATCAATGAGAACGACGTCTCGGCCCTGAAGATGAAAGCATTGTCGCTCTACCTGAACGACAATGCTCCGGAAGCGATCCATGTTTTCGAAGAGTGTATACGCATATCGCCCGACGATGAGTCGCTATATGATTCGTTGCTGGAAGGTTATGAGGCGTTGGAACAGTACGACCAGATGTCGCGCGTTATCGATATCAGGGAGAAACGTTTCGGGCCAAAAGGGATTGCTACCCGCCGGGCATTTGTTGAGTTGTTGAAGGGCAATGTTGCTGCAGCCAGGGAGCTCTATGCCAAGATTCCCGATGGAGAGAAGGAGTCGCTCGATTACTACATGCTCGAGGGAGAGCTGATGTTCACCGAAGGCAATTTAAGGGCTGCGGAAGCAGCCTATATAAAGGCTGCACTGGTATCGGAAAACAACGAGGATATTATCGACCGCCTGGCCAACGTGAGCGTTGCGCAGGAGAAGTATGAGCAGGCTGCCGGGTATCTGGAGCAGCTGCTTAAGCTTGATCCCGATTTTCCGACCGCCAAATCGCGCCTGGCCTTTATCCGCTTCGAGATCGGGAATAAGGAACCTTTTGACGAGATCATGGAACAATTCTCCGATGATGAGTTGCGTGCCTTGCTCAACATCATTTCCGGCAATGAGGATGCCGACTTTTCAAATTATGACCGTCGCAAATTGCTGATCCGCCTCAATGAGGCCCGTGAGAACAGGGTGCTCTTCAAAAATATAAAATACTGA
- a CDS encoding acyltransferase family protein encodes MNARSIPSSIPSGRLASLDILRGFDLFMLVFFQPVFVAFARHWSETPVFSFLLKQFNHIPWVGFSAWDLVMPLFLFMVGTAMPFSFEKYLANPDKWEIYRKITKRFVILFILGAVVQGNLLSLDPLRLRLYSNTLQAIAVGYLISAILLLHLSRKGQLVVTFLLLAGYWALLTFLGDFTPDGNFAEAVDRAILGRFRDGVSYAEDGSWSFSDSYRYTWVLTSMVFGVTTMMGVFAGQIMKYGKDKKKNCQLLFVIGVVLLLFAWLLSFQTPIIKRIWSASMTLWSGGLCYLLMALFYYVVDYKGCSKGLNWLKIYGMNSIVAYTLGMVVNFRSVAHSLLWGLEQYTGDYYAAILTFANFLILFFILRLMFKQQIFVKI; translated from the coding sequence ATGAATGCACGTTCTATCCCTTCCTCTATCCCTTCTGGTCGCCTTGCATCATTGGATATCCTGCGGGGTTTCGATCTCTTCATGCTGGTCTTCTTTCAGCCTGTTTTTGTTGCTTTTGCCCGCCACTGGAGCGAAACTCCGGTTTTTTCGTTCCTGTTGAAACAGTTTAATCATATTCCATGGGTGGGATTCAGTGCCTGGGATCTGGTGATGCCGCTATTCCTCTTCATGGTGGGAACTGCCATGCCCTTCTCATTTGAGAAATACCTTGCCAATCCCGACAAGTGGGAAATTTATCGAAAAATCACCAAAAGGTTTGTCATCCTCTTTATTCTCGGGGCTGTGGTTCAGGGAAATCTGCTGAGTCTCGACCCGTTGCGGCTCCGCCTCTACTCCAATACTTTGCAGGCGATTGCGGTCGGTTATCTCATCTCTGCCATATTGTTACTCCATCTCTCCCGCAAAGGACAGCTCGTTGTCACTTTCCTGTTGCTGGCAGGTTATTGGGCGTTGCTCACCTTCCTGGGTGATTTTACTCCCGACGGCAATTTTGCGGAAGCTGTAGACCGGGCCATATTGGGGAGATTCCGCGACGGTGTCTCATATGCGGAGGATGGTTCCTGGAGCTTCTCGGATAGCTACCGGTATACCTGGGTACTCACCAGCATGGTGTTTGGAGTAACCACCATGATGGGTGTTTTTGCAGGCCAGATCATGAAGTATGGAAAGGATAAGAAGAAAAACTGCCAACTCTTGTTTGTCATTGGGGTGGTGCTGTTGCTCTTTGCCTGGTTGCTGAGTTTCCAGACCCCCATCATCAAGAGGATCTGGTCGGCCAGCATGACACTCTGGTCGGGCGGACTCTGTTACCTGCTGATGGCTCTCTTTTACTATGTTGTCGATTATAAGGGGTGCTCCAAAGGATTGAACTGGTTGAAAATATATGGGATGAACTCGATAGTGGCCTATACGCTGGGCATGGTGGTCAATTTCAGGAGTGTGGCCCACTCCCTGCTTTGGGGGCTGGAGCAATATACGGGTGACTATTACGCAGCCATACTTACTTTTGCCAATTTTTTGATACTCTTTTTTATCCTTCGGCTGATGTTCAAACAGCAGATTTTTGTTAAAATCTAG